One segment of Niabella beijingensis DNA contains the following:
- a CDS encoding FecR family protein: MVRYYKTMNIDKELLHRYFNRQCTDLEQQAVEDYLAGEDTRVFDAYFASFARAATTVDGTSVTAKEEKKKLFRRAGASVPQSRKLSYAAAAVFLLAAACGYLYSVLSKPVMSHVAAETWVQLSNPSSTSVHRVKLEDGSIVFLNSHASLCYDRSVFNKKKRELSLDGEAYFEVAHDPTRPFIIRNRDIVTTVKGTKFNVEAYGTEEEMHVTLMEGKVVVQQHDWSYTMRPNERVSIDRRRNKQVEPVRAAFFNRWIENGEIAFDNVPLKTALERIGILYNISIAADNKLLDDKYVQGVFKRQSVADVLEKVLFIHGLHYKKEARQYTITH, from the coding sequence ATGGTACGTTATTACAAAACCATGAATATAGATAAGGAATTACTCCACAGGTATTTTAACCGGCAATGTACGGACCTGGAGCAGCAGGCGGTGGAAGATTATCTGGCGGGGGAGGATACCCGGGTATTTGATGCTTATTTTGCCAGTTTTGCCCGCGCGGCAACAACTGTGGACGGCACGTCGGTGACAGCGAAAGAAGAAAAAAAGAAACTGTTTAGAAGAGCAGGGGCATCTGTTCCCCAATCCAGGAAATTGAGCTATGCGGCAGCGGCAGTTTTTTTATTGGCTGCCGCATGTGGTTACCTGTATTCGGTCTTGTCCAAACCCGTTATGTCTCATGTTGCAGCAGAAACATGGGTACAACTCAGCAATCCTTCCTCCACATCGGTGCACCGCGTAAAGCTGGAAGACGGCAGTATCGTTTTTCTGAACAGTCATGCAAGTCTTTGTTACGACAGGTCGGTATTTAATAAAAAAAAGCGGGAATTGAGTCTTGATGGTGAAGCTTATTTCGAAGTGGCACATGATCCCACGCGACCTTTCATCATCCGTAACAGAGATATTGTCACCACTGTAAAAGGCACAAAGTTTAATGTAGAGGCTTATGGAACCGAGGAAGAAATGCATGTTACGCTGATGGAAGGAAAAGTGGTAGTACAACAACATGACTGGAGCTACACGATGAGGCCCAATGAACGGGTAAGCATCGACCGCCGCAGGAATAAGCAGGTGGAACCTGTAAGAGCGGCATTTTTTAACCGCTGGATTGAGAACGGGGAAATCGCCTTCGATAATGTGCCGCTGAAAACGGCATTGGAGCGGATCGGAATCTTGTATAATATTTCAATTGCTGCAGATAACAAACTGCTGGATGATAAATATGTACAAGGTGTTTTTAAAAGACAGTCGGTGGCCGATGTACTTGAAAAAGTGCTATTCATTCATGGCCTGCACTACAAAAAAGAAGCAAGGCAATACACGATTACTCATTGA
- a CDS encoding RNA polymerase sigma factor — translation MSLFNTNSKKKAFSSLYDELYDLLYPAFLKIIKDEARTKDILQEAFIKLWNNWDQIDSNSDLRPLVYTYAKNLFLDDLRKTKMRRQKEEAALSTASKTATGEDIVRAKQVQESIDRSVSKMPAAMQRVFILSRERRLSNKEIAAQLSISSFTVKRHLQDALHFLKRDISRQ, via the coding sequence ATGTCGCTGTTTAACACCAATAGTAAAAAAAAGGCCTTCAGCAGTTTATATGATGAACTATATGATCTTTTGTATCCTGCCTTCCTGAAAATCATAAAAGATGAAGCCCGTACCAAAGATATTTTACAGGAAGCTTTTATAAAACTGTGGAACAATTGGGATCAGATAGACAGCAATTCCGATCTGCGGCCGCTGGTATATACATATGCCAAAAATCTTTTTCTTGATGACCTGCGCAAAACAAAAATGCGGCGGCAAAAAGAAGAAGCAGCCTTATCAACAGCTTCCAAAACCGCAACAGGTGAGGATATTGTGCGTGCCAAACAGGTTCAGGAATCCATCGACCGTTCCGTCAGCAAAATGCCGGCGGCCATGCAGCGGGTCTTCATTTTGTCGCGCGAAAGACGGCTTTCCAATAAAGAAATTGCTGCGCAGCTCTCCATCTCCAGCTTTACCGTAAAACGGCACCTGCAGGATGCACTTCATTTTTTAAAAAGAGATATCAGCCGGCAATAA
- a CDS encoding S41 family peptidase → MPQEDLPTETAINTWILQQLQKYYYWNSELPARPVLNQDPVRFFNALKNTADRFSTLYYKKDPSSIAGTLMNTFGIDIVGVVNQDRFQVVIIQTVPGSEAAAKGLTRGQLIKALNGQPVTSDNIALLVQEAIKQKSILITKDDNTTVAIAAGYIAEPVVYKQAIFAAEHTKTGYLFLNSFEFHGAYEILEAFELFRTSGVRDLVIDLRYNTGGSVPFTAFLAALVAPVKEDQLFVTFKGNNHAGTINSSFSNELQKQPDGYNFSWVQLAAHRLTISRVYILTGRHTISAAELFINNLKPYIKVIQIGETTFGKDMASLEIKDDRNPPVITDLILYPMVFKMYNARGAGNYAAGIPPDYMLPDPGALPLYPIGDSREPLLNKALSLIQGAPPTATQTLKQPPALSITYSSRAATGGIPLIISLPERSRKKTAEIIL, encoded by the coding sequence TTGCCGCAAGAAGACCTTCCTACGGAAACCGCCATTAACACCTGGATCCTGCAGCAACTGCAAAAATACTATTACTGGAACTCGGAACTTCCGGCCCGCCCCGTTCTTAATCAGGATCCTGTCCGTTTCTTTAATGCTTTAAAGAATACAGCAGATCGGTTTTCCACGCTGTATTACAAAAAAGATCCCTCAAGTATTGCAGGCACGCTGATGAATACCTTTGGTATAGACATTGTAGGCGTTGTCAACCAGGACCGGTTCCAGGTAGTTATCATACAAACCGTTCCCGGCTCTGAAGCAGCAGCTAAAGGGCTTACAAGGGGCCAGCTCATTAAAGCCCTCAATGGCCAGCCGGTCACCAGCGACAATATAGCACTCCTGGTTCAGGAGGCCATAAAACAAAAATCCATTCTTATTACCAAGGATGACAACACAACGGTAGCCATTGCCGCAGGGTATATCGCCGAACCTGTCGTGTACAAACAGGCAATTTTTGCAGCAGAGCATACTAAAACCGGTTACCTGTTCCTCAACAGTTTTGAATTTCACGGAGCTTACGAAATACTCGAGGCGTTCGAGCTCTTTAGGACCTCCGGTGTTCGCGATCTGGTGATCGACCTGCGTTATAATACCGGCGGAAGTGTTCCTTTTACAGCATTTTTAGCAGCCCTGGTGGCCCCGGTAAAAGAGGACCAGTTGTTTGTCACCTTTAAAGGAAATAATCACGCGGGAACAATCAACAGCAGTTTCAGCAATGAGCTGCAAAAACAACCCGACGGCTACAACTTCAGCTGGGTCCAGCTTGCAGCCCATCGCTTAACGATATCCAGGGTATATATATTAACAGGCAGGCATACTATTTCCGCGGCTGAACTTTTTATCAACAACCTTAAACCTTATATAAAAGTCATCCAGATCGGCGAGACAACATTTGGAAAAGATATGGCATCCCTTGAAATAAAAGATGACCGGAATCCACCAGTAATAACCGACCTGATTCTTTATCCCATGGTTTTTAAAATGTATAACGCCCGGGGAGCAGGCAACTATGCCGCCGGTATCCCGCCGGACTATATGCTACCGGACCCTGGTGCCTTACCACTATATCCTATTGGCGATTCCAGGGAGCCATTACTGAATAAGGCGCTTTCCCTTATCCAGGGAGCTCCGCCCACTGCTACCCAAACATTAAAGCAGCCTCCTGCGCTCAGCATTACCTACAGTTCCCGGGCAGCAACCGGCGGCATTCCGCTTATTATATCCCTCCCGGAGAGATCACGAAAAAAAACGGCTGAAATTATTTTATAG
- the mce gene encoding methylmalonyl-CoA epimerase, whose protein sequence is MKPSHIEHIGLAVRNLEESIRYWEDVFGLECYRVEEVADQKVRTAFFKIGDTKIELLEPTDDDGPVARFIEKKGEGVHHIAFAVDDVAAALQSVQQKGVDLIDVQPRPGAEGLNIAFLHPKSTHGVLTELCSKLEKEK, encoded by the coding sequence ATGAAGCCGTCACATATTGAACATATTGGTCTGGCAGTCCGGAACCTGGAAGAAAGCATCCGTTATTGGGAAGATGTGTTTGGCCTGGAATGTTACCGGGTAGAAGAAGTAGCCGACCAGAAAGTGCGTACTGCCTTTTTTAAAATCGGTGATACAAAAATTGAGCTCCTGGAGCCCACGGATGACGACGGGCCGGTTGCCCGGTTTATTGAAAAAAAGGGAGAGGGCGTGCACCATATTGCATTTGCGGTTGATGATGTGGCAGCAGCCCTGCAATCTGTGCAGCAGAAAGGGGTCGATCTGATCGATGTTCAACCCCGGCCCGGAGCGGAAGGGTTGAATATTGCATTTCTTCACCCGAAATCCACGCATGGGGTGCTCACAGAATTATGCTCAAAGCTAGAGAAAGAAAAATAA
- a CDS encoding DUF4249 domain-containing protein has product MKKNVFFVYSLLGCFLFVAMGCQKVIDVNLNGVSKKYVIEGTVTDKENSYNVIVSQTLDVTDSNVFTGVEDAVVTISEDGKTPVLLEHKGNGLYEADTSGKPGSTYRLSVKIGGKTFTASSTMPQKVAFDSLYTIRRQFLGRQQLIATVEFKDPPGEGDAYRFTQYVDGRKENTIFVTNDKLIDGRNVVYELLIFSDDGTSDLKRGDNLRVDMRCISRDNYDFWYSLAQSSLGQSQSASPGNPLSNIHGGALGYFSANTFDKREILVK; this is encoded by the coding sequence ATGAAAAAAAACGTCTTTTTTGTTTACAGTTTGCTTGGCTGCTTTCTTTTTGTTGCAATGGGTTGCCAGAAAGTGATCGATGTAAATCTCAATGGCGTAAGCAAAAAATATGTGATAGAAGGAACAGTAACAGATAAGGAGAATTCATATAACGTAATCGTTTCCCAGACCCTGGATGTGACCGATTCCAATGTTTTTACCGGCGTTGAGGATGCCGTGGTAACGATTAGTGAGGATGGAAAAACACCGGTATTATTGGAGCATAAAGGCAACGGACTTTATGAAGCCGATACTTCCGGCAAGCCCGGCAGCACCTATCGCCTGTCGGTAAAAATAGGAGGCAAGACATTTACGGCCAGCTCCACTATGCCGCAAAAAGTGGCTTTTGATTCCTTGTATACGATACGCCGCCAGTTCCTGGGCCGGCAGCAACTGATCGCAACCGTGGAATTCAAAGACCCGCCGGGGGAAGGAGATGCATACCGGTTCACACAGTATGTGGATGGACGCAAGGAGAATACCATTTTTGTTACGAATGACAAACTGATCGATGGAAGGAACGTGGTGTATGAGTTGCTGATTTTTTCGGATGACGGTACGTCGGACCTGAAACGGGGAGATAACCTTCGTGTGGATATGCGGTGCATCAGCCGGGATAATTACGATTTTTGGTACAGCCTCGCCCAGAGCTCCCTTGGGCAAAGTCAAAGTGCTTCTCCCGGAAACCCGCTCTCCAATATTCACGGCGGAGCATTAGGTTATTTCAGTGCCAATACATTTGATAAAAGAGAGATCTTAGTTAAATAG
- a CDS encoding TonB-dependent receptor, which translates to MKRKTGTFFIALFITLGSFAQERVTLSGTVKSAASGETLINASVEVQDNAAGTTSNEYGFYSLTLSKGSYKVSYSAVGYETVTETIQLDGDKIQNIQLPDLVVDLENIQVTANTKGRTIRGTQMGVERLTMKEINTIPMLLGERDILKAIQLLPGIKSAGDGNSGFYVRGGSTDQNLILLDEANVYNASHLMGFFSTFNSDIVKDVTVYKGGMPAQYGGRLSSVLDVKMNEGNNQRYAVSGGVGLISAKLNVEGPIQEDKSSFLVSGRRTYADLFLPVFGDSTNKNTRLFFYDINAKMNYTLGKKDRLYLSGYLGRDVLKLEKQFGLDWGNKTGTLRWNHIFNDRLFSNTSFIYSDFNYNIAINNSNNDLNIFSQIRDLNLKEEIQWYAGARHSLRFGFNTIYHTITPGEITSSGKTSYNNLYLQDRYSWENAAFATDTWNAASWLNLTFGLRLSSFAILGPGDFYEVDKDGTITDTLSYGKGALVKNYWNLEPRLAASFILNNSTSIKASYARNTQNLHLISNSAANFPTDKWVASTNTIKPEIVDIYSLGWYKNLSGNRYELTTEAYYKSFQNQIDYRTGADVYTNDAIETQLLSGIGRAYGIELLLKKKQGRFTGWAGYTLSKTERRIAGINGGEWYNARQDRTHDVAIVANYQLNKKWNLSANWVYYTGDAVTFPSGKYVIDKQIVFYYTKRNAHRMPAYHRLDLGATRQLKTRRKNTSSELAFSLFNAYGRENAYLITFQQNDKNPDVTEVLQTSLFRFVPSVSWHFKF; encoded by the coding sequence ATGAAAAGAAAGACAGGAACTTTTTTTATTGCATTATTCATTACACTCGGCTCTTTTGCGCAGGAAAGGGTTACACTCAGTGGTACGGTAAAGTCGGCTGCAAGCGGGGAAACACTGATCAATGCAAGCGTGGAAGTACAGGACAATGCTGCGGGCACTACTTCCAATGAGTATGGATTTTACTCACTTACCCTGTCGAAGGGAAGCTATAAAGTTTCTTATTCTGCTGTTGGCTATGAAACGGTAACGGAAACTATCCAGCTGGATGGTGATAAGATACAGAATATTCAACTGCCGGACCTGGTGGTGGACCTGGAGAACATCCAGGTAACGGCCAATACAAAAGGCCGCACGATCCGCGGAACACAGATGGGGGTGGAACGGCTGACGATGAAGGAGATCAACACGATCCCCATGCTGCTCGGAGAACGGGATATTTTAAAAGCGATCCAGTTGCTGCCGGGTATAAAATCAGCAGGCGACGGGAACAGCGGTTTTTATGTAAGGGGCGGATCAACGGATCAAAACCTGATCCTTCTCGACGAAGCCAATGTATACAATGCCTCCCACCTTATGGGATTTTTTTCCACCTTTAATTCGGATATCGTAAAGGATGTAACAGTGTATAAAGGAGGTATGCCGGCACAATACGGCGGCCGGCTCTCATCCGTGCTGGATGTGAAAATGAACGAAGGCAATAACCAACGCTACGCGGTGAGCGGCGGCGTGGGGCTGATCTCAGCAAAGCTGAATGTTGAAGGGCCGATCCAGGAAGATAAATCCTCCTTCCTGGTGTCGGGAAGACGGACCTATGCAGATCTTTTCCTGCCGGTATTCGGTGATTCTACCAATAAGAATACGCGTCTGTTCTTTTATGATATCAATGCAAAAATGAATTATACGCTCGGGAAAAAAGACCGGCTGTATCTTTCCGGGTACCTGGGGCGGGACGTGCTCAAACTCGAAAAACAATTCGGACTGGACTGGGGCAATAAAACAGGAACATTGCGCTGGAACCATATCTTCAATGACCGGTTGTTTTCCAACACCTCTTTTATCTACAGTGATTTTAACTATAATATTGCCATTAACAATTCCAATAATGATCTGAACATTTTTTCACAGATACGCGACCTGAACCTGAAGGAAGAGATACAATGGTATGCAGGAGCCCGGCACTCGCTCCGTTTTGGATTCAATACCATTTATCATACCATCACACCGGGTGAAATAACCAGCTCGGGCAAAACAAGTTATAATAACCTGTACCTCCAGGACCGTTATTCATGGGAAAATGCCGCTTTTGCCACAGATACCTGGAATGCTGCCTCCTGGCTTAACCTTACATTCGGACTGCGGCTTTCTTCCTTTGCTATTTTGGGCCCCGGTGATTTTTATGAAGTAGATAAAGATGGAACCATCACGGATACCCTGAGTTATGGAAAAGGTGCGCTGGTAAAAAATTACTGGAACCTTGAGCCCCGTCTGGCAGCCAGTTTTATTCTTAACAACAGTACATCCATAAAAGCCTCATATGCCCGTAATACACAGAATCTTCACCTGATCTCCAACTCTGCGGCTAATTTTCCTACGGACAAATGGGTAGCAAGTACCAACACCATTAAACCGGAGATCGTTGATATTTATTCGCTGGGTTGGTATAAGAACCTTTCCGGCAACCGGTATGAGCTGACCACGGAGGCGTATTACAAATCGTTTCAAAATCAGATAGACTACCGTACCGGTGCGGATGTGTATACCAATGACGCCATTGAAACACAGCTGCTCTCCGGCATCGGGAGGGCTTACGGGATCGAACTGTTGTTGAAGAAGAAACAGGGACGGTTTACCGGCTGGGCAGGGTATACGCTTTCAAAAACCGAACGCCGGATTGCGGGGATTAACGGCGGCGAGTGGTACAATGCCCGGCAGGACCGCACGCATGATGTGGCCATTGTAGCCAACTACCAGTTGAATAAGAAATGGAATCTTTCGGCAAACTGGGTATACTATACCGGTGATGCAGTTACCTTTCCAAGTGGAAAGTATGTGATCGATAAACAGATCGTTTTCTATTATACAAAACGGAATGCGCACCGGATGCCGGCCTACCACCGGCTCGACCTTGGAGCCACCAGGCAGTTAAAGACAAGGCGGAAAAATACATCGTCGGAGCTGGCTTTTAGTCTGTTTAACGCTTACGGCCGGGAGAACGCTTATCTCATCACTTTTCAGCAAAACGACAAGAACCCGGATGTAACGGAAGTGCTGCAGACCTCGCTCTTCCGTTTTGTACCCTCTGTTTCCTGGCATTTTAAATTTTAG
- a CDS encoding site-specific recombinase — translation MNLFKRKKKEQSFFERVLEDESAYGIRTKEESLDFLIAFFGDLRPAAKELHLADTRMKDMIVFLEAHPTLVAKLQQAILVQLINARLEGAFTESGIPLSSGFWDELIGKLKHKVLPKEQDKDDFIYVLDRVFYKKNDHVWIEAVRRSTWMSFFELLQFTLQAKDQRLTEHLIDALTVLSFQVANDGLEKEIAGYIAPFHSRQENPFLLQSRLLHELQQQVKNDPYNMREVTNRLKLVLFEIENEIHYIRQHQDQRGTSIRQSYLLLILSARIERMQILLDTIDNDDHFDIGRFVDLFKLLVRNENLKNSLRQFISQGVGYIAYQIAEHKGQKGGKYITTTRKDYLNMLISAMWGGLIICFVAVVKNILARLHYAYFWQGFWYSVNYSAGFVLIDQTGSTLATKQPAFTANAVAVSLDSKKSLDQLDLQNLALTVAKVIRSQTASFVGNLIIVFPGTYLLAWTYHQLMGQKLVEGKAAFMLLQEQHPFQSLSLLYACNTGVFLFLSGIIAGYVQNKIRFSNIGNRLTHHPGLHTSTSAAKRSRWAGFIEKNAGAYAGNISLGFFLGMAANVGKIFGVPFDIRHITISSGNMAIGVYGLGIANIPTRYLVTVFLGVMGIGFFNFLASFSLAFFVAVKSRGIQLRRYPELISIIVRHFFKKPLSFIIPPKNTAQQ, via the coding sequence ATGAATCTATTCAAACGAAAAAAAAAGGAACAAAGCTTTTTTGAAAGAGTACTGGAGGACGAATCCGCTTACGGGATCCGTACAAAAGAAGAGAGCCTTGATTTTCTGATCGCTTTTTTCGGGGATCTGCGGCCTGCTGCAAAGGAACTGCACCTGGCAGACACAAGGATGAAGGACATGATCGTCTTTCTCGAAGCGCATCCTACCCTGGTCGCCAAATTACAGCAGGCCATCCTTGTACAGCTGATCAATGCACGACTGGAGGGGGCGTTCACCGAAAGCGGTATCCCCCTCAGCAGCGGTTTCTGGGATGAGCTGATCGGCAAACTGAAGCATAAGGTCCTTCCCAAGGAGCAGGATAAAGATGATTTTATATACGTACTGGACCGGGTATTTTACAAAAAGAATGATCATGTATGGATCGAAGCCGTCCGGCGCTCCACCTGGATGAGCTTTTTTGAATTACTCCAATTCACCCTTCAGGCCAAAGACCAGCGGTTAACGGAACACCTGATTGATGCGTTGACGGTATTGTCGTTCCAGGTGGCAAATGACGGACTTGAAAAGGAAATCGCCGGCTATATTGCCCCGTTCCATTCAAGACAGGAGAATCCGTTCCTGTTGCAAAGCCGCCTGCTGCACGAACTACAGCAGCAGGTAAAGAATGATCCGTATAATATGCGGGAAGTGACCAACCGGTTGAAGCTCGTACTTTTTGAAATTGAAAATGAGATCCACTATATCCGCCAGCACCAGGATCAGCGGGGTACCAGCATCCGGCAAAGTTATTTGCTGCTGATCCTGAGTGCCCGTATCGAACGCATGCAGATCCTGCTGGACACGATTGATAATGATGATCATTTTGACATAGGCCGGTTTGTAGATCTTTTTAAACTACTGGTGCGGAATGAAAATCTTAAGAACAGTCTCCGTCAGTTTATTTCCCAGGGTGTGGGGTATATCGCTTACCAGATCGCAGAACACAAAGGACAAAAGGGAGGCAAATACATTACCACTACCCGGAAGGATTATCTGAACATGCTGATCAGCGCCATGTGGGGCGGATTGATCATCTGCTTTGTGGCCGTCGTTAAAAACATACTGGCCAGGCTGCATTATGCCTATTTCTGGCAGGGCTTCTGGTACAGTGTCAATTACAGCGCTGGATTTGTCCTGATCGATCAGACCGGTTCCACGCTGGCTACAAAGCAACCGGCCTTTACCGCGAATGCAGTGGCGGTTTCACTGGATTCAAAAAAAAGCCTGGATCAGCTGGATCTTCAAAACCTGGCGTTGACAGTAGCCAAAGTGATCCGCAGTCAGACGGCCTCTTTTGTCGGAAACCTCATCATCGTATTTCCCGGTACTTATCTGCTGGCATGGACCTATCATCAGCTGATGGGGCAGAAACTGGTAGAAGGCAAGGCCGCTTTTATGCTGTTACAGGAGCAGCATCCTTTTCAGAGCCTTTCGCTGTTGTACGCCTGTAATACCGGTGTGTTCCTGTTTTTAAGCGGGATTATTGCAGGGTATGTGCAGAATAAGATCCGTTTCAGCAATATCGGCAACCGGTTAACTCATCATCCCGGGCTGCATACCAGCACCTCTGCGGCAAAAAGAAGCCGCTGGGCCGGTTTTATTGAAAAAAATGCAGGAGCTTATGCGGGTAATATCAGTCTGGGTTTTTTCCTTGGAATGGCGGCCAATGTTGGTAAAATATTCGGAGTGCCATTCGATATCCGGCACATCACCATCTCATCCGGAAATATGGCGATAGGTGTTTACGGGCTGGGCATCGCAAACATTCCCACAAGATACCTGGTGACGGTATTTCTGGGTGTTATGGGTATTGGTTTCTTTAATTTCCTGGCCAGTTTTTCGCTGGCGTTTTTTGTTGCGGTAAAGTCGAGGGGCATTCAGCTGCGCCGTTACCCCGAGCTGATCAGTATCATCGTGCGGCATTTCTTTAAAAAGCCGTTGTCTTTTATCATTCCGCCCAAGAACACCGCACAGCAATAA
- a CDS encoding aldose 1-epimerase family protein, whose amino-acid sequence MGKIYQIENSVLKIAVSETGAELQSIIDKSTGQEYMWSGDPAVWGKHSPVLFPIVGTLRDNTYRYEGKDYHLNRHGFAREMNFSPVGQLRDELVFSLKSNGETLKLYPFDFELKLKYLLEGKTLKVTYDVGNSGNKKMWFSIGGHPAFKLPLFRGDAYAEYYLEFEEKETAGKWPIEEGGLLAQTPVPFLNNSNVLRLNKGLFAKDAVVLKELKSRKLAVRSEKNGKGFDFSWEGFPYLGIWAAPGADFVCIEPWCGIADTVGFDQDVTKKEGIEMLEPGQHFERSWIVTIIS is encoded by the coding sequence ATGGGTAAGATATACCAGATCGAGAACAGTGTGTTAAAAATTGCCGTTTCTGAAACGGGGGCGGAATTGCAAAGCATCATTGATAAAAGCACGGGTCAGGAATATATGTGGAGTGGCGACCCTGCGGTGTGGGGAAAGCATTCTCCGGTGCTGTTCCCGATCGTGGGAACACTGAGGGATAATACCTATCGGTACGAGGGGAAGGATTATCACCTGAACCGGCATGGATTTGCACGTGAAATGAACTTTTCGCCGGTCGGGCAACTGAGGGATGAGTTGGTGTTCTCCCTGAAAAGTAACGGGGAAACCTTAAAACTGTATCCTTTTGATTTTGAGTTGAAATTGAAATACCTGCTTGAGGGAAAGACACTCAAGGTAACCTATGATGTCGGTAATTCCGGTAATAAAAAAATGTGGTTCTCCATAGGAGGGCACCCTGCATTTAAATTGCCCCTGTTCCGGGGAGATGCTTATGCAGAATATTACCTTGAATTCGAAGAAAAAGAAACGGCCGGAAAATGGCCGATCGAAGAAGGCGGTCTGCTGGCACAAACACCGGTACCCTTTTTGAACAATTCAAATGTCCTGCGGCTGAATAAAGGGCTGTTTGCAAAAGATGCAGTGGTACTGAAAGAGCTGAAGTCCAGGAAGCTGGCCGTGCGGTCTGAAAAAAACGGGAAGGGATTTGATTTTTCCTGGGAAGGCTTTCCTTACCTGGGTATCTGGGCTGCCCCGGGCGCCGATTTTGTCTGTATTGAACCCTGGTGCGGGATCGCCGACACAGTAGGCTTTGATCAGGATGTGACAAAAAAAGAGGGCATTGAGATGCTGGAACCGGGTCAGCACTTTGAAAGGAGCTGGATCGTAACAATAATTTCATAG
- a CDS encoding arylsulfatase B, whose protein sequence is MQIKIQSSGRTRHSAWFLFFFVLLQLQLQAQDSRPNIVIIVADDMGWGDVGFHGSEIRTPHIDQLAREGVILNRYYVSPICSPTRAGIMTGRLPERYGLRENVIAPWLNFGVDTTAEFLPQMLAQAGYKNRAAIGKWHLGHSKRKYLPLRRGFTHFYGHYNGAIDYFTHKREGELDWHNDWETARDTGYTTDLITREAVKCISDYKGEGPFFLYIAYNAPHGPLQAKEGDLLKYGFDPSQPVFGKEQTGNEGAMGRGNTRRQTYAAMVAALDEGIGHILKALRAAGIDENTLVLFQSDNGAAQKEGGRNQPLRGFKFQEWEGGVRVPAVIRWPAGFKGGWTCEQVAGYIDIAPTLREIAGIKTAPPQPYDGRSIVQSLTEKKNTGRELYLGNGTLIKDEWKLVIPKTGNKTTPAADAPQLFAIDKDPYEKEDLSARYPEQVKALLELSKKYRTIVPAEKVPPYEQGRKTFKAPSDWNIRE, encoded by the coding sequence ATGCAAATAAAGATTCAATCTTCCGGAAGGACCAGGCATAGTGCGTGGTTCCTGTTCTTTTTTGTCCTGCTGCAGTTGCAGTTGCAGGCTCAGGACTCCCGCCCCAATATAGTGATCATCGTGGCCGATGATATGGGTTGGGGGGATGTAGGGTTTCATGGCAGTGAGATCCGGACCCCTCATATCGATCAGCTGGCCCGCGAGGGCGTAATCCTGAACCGGTACTATGTCAGTCCTATCTGTTCCCCGACACGTGCAGGTATCATGACCGGGCGGTTACCCGAGCGGTACGGGCTGCGTGAAAACGTGATCGCCCCATGGCTGAATTTTGGTGTGGATACAACAGCGGAATTTCTGCCGCAGATGCTGGCACAGGCCGGCTATAAAAACCGGGCGGCGATCGGTAAATGGCATCTGGGGCACTCCAAAAGAAAATACCTTCCGTTGCGCCGCGGATTTACCCATTTTTACGGGCATTACAACGGCGCTATCGATTACTTTACGCACAAACGCGAAGGAGAGCTGGACTGGCACAACGACTGGGAAACCGCGCGGGATACCGGCTATACAACCGATCTGATCACCAGGGAAGCTGTTAAATGCATCTCCGATTATAAAGGCGAAGGCCCCTTCTTTTTATATATAGCCTATAACGCACCGCATGGGCCCCTGCAGGCAAAGGAAGGTGATCTCCTGAAATACGGCTTCGACCCGTCACAACCTGTTTTTGGCAAGGAACAAACGGGTAATGAAGGCGCTATGGGAAGGGGCAATACACGCCGGCAGACCTATGCGGCAATGGTTGCGGCCCTGGATGAAGGAATCGGTCATATATTGAAGGCACTGCGGGCGGCAGGTATTGATGAGAATACTCTCGTATTATTTCAAAGCGACAATGGTGCGGCTCAAAAAGAAGGCGGACGCAATCAGCCGCTGCGGGGCTTTAAATTCCAGGAATGGGAAGGCGGGGTAAGAGTGCCTGCAGTAATCAGATGGCCGGCCGGTTTCAAAGGAGGCTGGACCTGCGAACAGGTGGCGGGATATATTGATATCGCACCAACCCTGCGGGAAATCGCCGGAATAAAAACGGCGCCTCCGCAACCTTATGACGGGCGTTCCATCGTACAAAGTCTTACAGAAAAGAAAAATACCGGACGTGAGCTTTATCTCGGCAACGGAACCCTGATCAAAGATGAATGGAAACTGGTAATTCCGAAAACCGGCAATAAGACCACGCCGGCAGCTGATGCTCCGCAGCTCTTTGCCATAGATAAAGACCCGTATGAAAAAGAGGACTTGAGTGCCCGATACCCGGAACAGGTAAAGGCGCTGCTGGAACTCTCAAAAAAATACCGGACGATCGTGCCTGCTGAAAAGGTTCCGCCATATGAGCAGGGCAGAAAGACATTTAAGGCCCCCTCCGACTGGAATATCCGCGAATAA